A segment of the Pristiophorus japonicus isolate sPriJap1 chromosome 1, sPriJap1.hap1, whole genome shotgun sequence genome:
cttcaccctctattccctccctcccttcaccctcTATACCCTCCCTCCCTTTACCCTCTATACCCCCTCCCTTCACCCTCTATCCCTCCTCCCTTTACCCTCTATACCTCCTCCCTTCACCCTctattttctcctcctccccctctcctcctcccccccaccccctccctctcccccctccccccaacatctcTCCTCCGCTTTTGGCTGTGGCTTTACTCCATTATTTTTTGCAATGAATAGGAGAAGTAAATGAAGAGAACAAGGTGAAAATTTGCATTGCATGGTTCCCCGCCACAGCTGCAAGCAAGCTCTCCTCAACCTCTGTTCAGGAATGGAAAACGTGACAGGTGCTGGTGGCTAACTTAAAAGGAAGAGCAAAACCATCTACTTTCCAAACAGTCCCGCCCTTTATCAGGAGGGACTCAAACTTCCACATAAGCAAGAATCACAGTTCCATGCATTTCTGCATTTACAAAGACATGCTCCTAGCCATGACTAAACTTTGTCTCCTTCCCCTTCGCAAGTCCTCCCTACTGCTGACTGCCTGCTCCACTCCCAAACCCGAAATCgaccacaacccatctcctctgccCAATCTGTCCCAAATGCCAACTTCACCACCCTCATTCCTTTCTGACCTTGGCTCCAGTACCCAGTTTCTCCCTCACCTGTGCAGCAACTACTGAAAAGCTCAACCCAGCTAATTCTGGTGCATGCTGGCTTCTATTGTAAAGCAAGCtatggcatagaaattgagtgcatcAGTGAAGAGGCCTTACAGACATGCGGAAGAGAGGAAAAGCAGGAAGAGTTACAGAAAGAGGGATGAAAAGTgaggagatagagagatacagatgccACAGTAAGAAGCCATAGAGAGAAAAAGAAGGCCACAGAGAGACGGTCAGAAAAAGAATGAGTAGGAAAGAAGCAGAGAAAGTTACAGGAAGGAAACACAGCTTTTCAGTCCATTAGCAATTGCACGACATATCAATTTATTATAAAATAACATACTGGTACTAAACTTTACAGAGCACTACCAGCACTGACAATATTTAGCTGCTGCACGCACCAACACATAAATGAGCTGAACTCGCCCACTAATGCAAGGTTCACCTATTTTAATAATTTTTTGCAATTCCAGACttatctctcattacacagcaggaGTGCTAGGGCTGGCAATTATTGGGTATGAACAGTCAGTGAAGTGCTGTTGGCtaccaggaggatttcctggggtgtgatGGAGGAGCACAGGGACAGGGCAGGGGTAGTACGTGGGTGTGGCGGTGATGGGGGTGGTTGTCAGGGTGCCAGTGTTGTCTTTTGTATGTTTTAGTGCAGTTCGACTTATGTATTATGTAGCTGGAGTGCTCCAGTCACGCTATGGGACAGCCCCTTAAGTTTAATATTTTTCAATGACTTTAAACGCAGCTTGGGCGCAAATTCCCACTGCCCTTCATGGTGACTGTCCACATTGGGATGCACTGGCACATTGCAAGCCTCTGCACCTCATTTTCTGGGGAGCAGGCGCTTAGTTTTGGATTACCTGCCACACTCACCAGGAGCAATGCACAGAGGTTCTGCTGGTTTGTATTGAAATCGGCATTTCTCAAGCTTTTATTTACCAGATGATATTTTAGCACCGTATTCCCCTGTGTACTCTCGGCTGGTGATAAAACAAGAAGTTGAAATAATACAAAAAAACATGTCCCCCGAATATTTGAAAGCTTTATTCAATATTGGACAATTTATTAAAGCCAAAAGATACACGTGATTTGGTTAAAAAGATCCATACAGGAACGATTAGTTGCCAGTAATACATTCTTCCCCTTTGATCTGTGTTCTATGTCTTCAGTCTCATTTCTTTTGTGCTTGTAGGTTATTTTTGAATGAAAAACATACTCCGAGCCTTCCTGGCCTTTTCAATGCTTTCAAAGGTTGGCACTCCCTTTGGCATCTCAAGTAGGGGTTGCTCTGTATCAATGATGTTCTCTGCCTCATCTGCAAGATAAAATGAAACCAATAATTATCCATTTAATTGCCAGATGAATACCACAGAGAAACTGAAAATAAAAAGTGCACACCTGTAATTCAGAAAACTGATGCTGAATGTGAGGTAATCTCATAGCCCATACAAAAATGCACACAATAGCTTTTTTGATTAGTTTTGAAGGATTCTTTTCTTCGATAGAATTTAATCTGAAAATTGCTATGGCATCAAGGTCAATTCTGTAAACCTAGGGCCAGTGCAACAATGATATACTTTTATAAGGCCTGAGCCAGTTAGTGCAAAAGACTGAGAATTTCATTATGGTATCCTTATGGCTAAAACCCGAAATGTAACTGGCTGATAAGTAAACAAACCGTGGAAAACAGTTTTTACTGATGTGCAATCCCACAATTTGAATATATAACTTAAaactgggataaaaacagaaaatgctggaaatactcagcaggtcaggcagcatctgtggagagagaaacagagttaacgtttcaggtcgatgaccttttgccagaactggaaaaagttatagATATTAGcaaatgcaggggcagggaaagtggggagaggaggaaagaacaaaagggaagggctgtgatagggtggaaggcaggagagattaaatgacaaaagggatggttggtgcaaggcaaaaggagttgATATTGACGAATTCTTGAAGATGAATTGACTGGAACTGATTTATCTAACGCAGTTTTTCTAGTAAGATAGCAAAAGACAACATGCAATGGGCAATAAAATGGCATCAGCGACCATTTCAAAACCAAACCTTTGCCAAAAATTAAAAATTAAGAAATGTTTTTTGCAGCAATTCTAAGATAGCTAGATAGTAAAAGGaacattgggcccgaaattggtggaaatACTGCCGAATACcaaccaccgacataccgcccaaaagcgCAACATTCATCAAAAAATAGCTACATACCACCCAGCGGAAAATTCAGCAGCAACATACCTCCAAGCGCTATGCATATCATCCGCCCATgcagactgccgacataccgcccaaattcATCACTTACCACCAACATACCACCGACCCTGCAgaccatcctggaaaaggtggttttaagtcaattgtcagtcggcggtatgcatctttaCCTGTAAAAAAAAaggtctctcactccccagtctctcccaccccccagtcccccccgccacaccccccccgcgcccccacagcgatctccttccACATCAGCGATGTCCCTCCACAGCAGAGATCTCCCTCCACAGTAGAGATTCCCCCTTCCCCCGACATACCTGCACAGCActctcaggctggcagtctctTTGGATTCTCATCGTTGcctctcgggggggcggggggtggagcttTGCAGCAGCATGCATGTGCACACAACTTGGGACCTGAATATTCCCaagtgaaaaggactcaccgcccgcacaccgccggctgtactccgctcggcataccgccgagaaaaaagtGACAAAAATCGTGCAtactccgccccagcggtacccgGCGGTATGAAACGATATACTGCCggtataccgccgagaaatgggcggatcaTCGGttttgaccaatttcggcccctatacatAAGAACAAGAttaggccagtcagccccttgagcctaattctgccattcagttagatcatggctgatctgtatcttgatTCCAGCTACCTACCTTGGTTCtgcaacccttaatacccttacctaacaaaaatctatcaaactcagttttgtaattttcaattgaccccgagcctcaacagctttttggaggagagagttccagatttccgctactctttgtgtgaagaagtgcttcctgacactaCCCCTAAACGGCCaagctttaattttaaggttattcccccaccaggggaatagtttctctctatctaccctgtcatgtattctactgtcattgtaacccatgtataaactgaccggagttgtacaccgtgagaacattgaccactaggtggtgaacttgtgggagacactcctagcctggactatcaggtataaaaggggaagctcaacccatcttctccacttcagtgctggaataaaggtaactgatcacagagtgaccttctctcaagtatgggcctcgtgtgcatttatactgtatagtaaggacatattattggcgatgagaaactgcgattgaaaccacgcgaacatggccactagcagcacagacgagaggtactgtgttggtgatgattgggatgattttattgagagacgacagcaaagtttcgacactaaggaatggctgggacaggatttggccgacaaacgcagggctcatctcctgatggtttgtggattcaggacgtactccctgatgaaggaccttctagcgccagagaagccggcggacaagacttttgaagagctcagtaagttgatcggggaacactttaaaccggtgagcagcgtgcatgtggcaagacaccggttttacacgcaccggcagcgagaagggcaaagcgttccagacttcgtggcagacctccggcgactggcgagcctatgtaagttcccagatgcatgcagagcggagatgctgcgagacttttctattgagggcatcgggcacgctggggttttcaggaaactgattgagaccaaagacttgatcctggaaacggcggctttgatggcccagacatttatctcaggggaggaagagaccagaatggcgtttgacaaaaatcttggtttaaatgcagcaaatgtacagggagtcaacattgttaatgcggcacacagttctccaggcagacaggggcaattggacatgcccgagcatggagtcgaacccaaagggggaattcaacagagacaatggctagctgaacagtgattcatgccatcgcaagggacaatgcagccagtaatggggccattaacacgtgtcgatggtgcgtttaaggactgttacagagacagtcagagacgatcgactggtaatggatcttttgtttccaacaacggctcatgttggaggtgtggaggcaaacacacagtcagagcttgcaagtatcagcaatatacctgcagaaattgcaaagtcagcggtcacttggcacgtatgtgcaggaagcctgcagccaggttgatgtacgaggaggacaggctcgatgtaagccctacgaggccaaatggacactggggaaatcgctggaagctgaagttcagcgagttcatgtggagcacatatacagttcatgcaccaggacgccaccaataataatgaaagtgctcctcaatagcatcccagtatgaatggagctagacacggggaccagccagtccctgatgcgtatcaaacagttcgacaagttgtgggcgtccaaggccaggaggctaaaattattgccgattgaggcacagctacggacatatacaaaggatatCATTCCGGatcgaggcagcgccacggtagtcgtgacccacaaagattcggagaacagattgccactctggattattccgggggacggtcccacactgcaggggtgtagttggcttgctatcatgaactggaaatggggcgatgtcaatgcaattttttctgtggagcgaatatcatgctcacaggtcctggacaaatttggctcactatttcaacccggcattggcactttcatggggaccaaggtagtgattcacataaacccggacgccaggccagtacaccacaaggccagagcggtgccgtacgtgatgcgggaaaagatagaaggtgaattggaccgcctgctgatagaaggcatcatctcgccagtcgaattcagtgactgggtgagcccgattataccggtgctcaaggcggatgggtcggtcaggatatgtggtgattacaaggccaccatcaatcgggtttcactccaagaccagtacccgctaccgagagcggaggacctctttgcgacgctatccgatggcaaacttttttcaaaattggacctggcctcagcttacatgacccaggagctggcgagtgagtcgaagaagctgaccaccgtcacgacacacaagggttgtttgagtacaacagatgtccgttcgggattcgctcggccgccgcgatctttcaacgaaacatggaaagcctcctcaagtcgattccagggacggtggtttttcaagacgacatcctcatcacgggttgcgatactgaagaacacctccacaacctggaggaggtgttacacagactgaaccgggtaggtctgcgactgaaaaaggcgtaatgcatcttccgagctccagaggtagaattcctgggaatgagggtagcagcagacaggatcagacctactgcgtccaaaacagaagcaatccagagagcacccataccccgtaacacgacggagctgcgttcgttcctggggctcctgaactattttggtaactttcttcccaaattgagcatgctgttacagccgctacacatgctcctacgcaaaggtcgcgaatgggtctgcggggacagccaggaaagggcttttgacagagcacgcaatttgttatgctccaacaatctgtaaacgctatatgacccatgtaagaaacttgttttaacgtgcgatgtgtcgtcctagggGGTCAGGTGtgcgttgcagcatgttaatgccaatggtcagttacagccagtagtttatgcctccagaagtctgtcccaggcagaaaggagctacgggatggtagaaaaggaagcgcttgcatgtgtatatgcagtaaaaaaaaatgcaccagtccctgtttggcaggaagtttgagctggagacagatcacaaatccctaacgtcccttttggccgacaacaaggccataaatgcaaatgtgttggcccgtatacagaggtgggcattcacgttagccgcctatgactatacaattcagcacagaccaggcactgaaaactgcgcagatacactcagcaggctcccactagccaccaccgagggggcaactgagcatgttgctgagatggtcatggctgttgaagttgtcgaaagtgaaggctcacccatgacagcccggcagatcaaagtctagacaaatagagacccgctactgtctttagtcaagaaatgtgtcctgaatggggactgggcagccacgtacgggacatgccctgaggaatttaaaccatttcacaggcgcaaggatgaactctcgattcaggccgattgcctactatggggaaaccgagtagtcatgccccagatgggcagagaggcgttcatccgagaactccacaatgagcacccgggcattgtcgtgatgaaggcaattgccagatcacacgtttggtggctagggatagatgcagacctggaactttgtgttcacaggtgcaacacatgtgcccagctgggcaatgcgcccagggaagccccccttagtccctggtcctggcccgccaagccatggtcacgcatccatgtggactacgcaggtcctttcatggggaaaatgtttttggttgtagtcgatgcctactccaaatggatcgagtgtgacattctcaattcaagcacatcctctgccacggtagaaagtctacgggcaatgttcgccgctcatggtctaccggacgtcttggtcagcgacaatggcccgtgctttacaagcattgaattccaggacttcatggcaggaaatggtatcaaccatgtcagaacagcaccgttcaagtcggcctaaacggccaggtggaacgagcagtgcagataatcaaacaggggatgctcagaatccaagggggttccctacaaagctgcttatcacgcctcctgttggccaatagatcccgaccacactcgctcacaggtgttccacccgcagagctgctaatgaaaaggacgctcaaaaccagattatcccttatacaccccaccatgaaagaaattgttgagagcaggcgccggtcacaatgtgactaccatgacaggaatgcaagggcgcgatgtattgatataaatgaccctgtctttgtcctcaactatgctgcagggcccaaatggcttgcaggcactattATTGCTaatgaggggaataggattctggtagttaaacttaccaatggacaaatctgccacaaacacgtggatcaaacaaaaaggaggttcagcaaccccatagaagaagcagaggaagaacacgatatagaattcactccaccacaggtgaacgAACATCTGAACCAagaggaggagagcccagtcactgtgggcagtccggacaggcctgaggcaccgcaaacagcagacactcaggccagcgcccaacaaccggagccccaactcaggcgctctacaagggagcgtaaaccaccagagagacttaacctgtgatcccaataagacttttggggggaggtgatgtcatgtattctactgtcattgtaatccatgtataaactgacctaagttgtacaccgtgagaacactgaccactaggtggtgaacttgtgggagacactcctaacgtggactttcaggtacaaagggggaagctccacccatcttctccacttcagtgctggattaaaggttgctggtcacagagtgaccttctctctagtatgggcctcgtgtgcctttatactgcatagtaaggacatattataccCTATCAACTTTTGGTTGGAGAATATAAAAAACTTATGCGCATAGACATAAACTGGTGTTAGTAATGCAGTTTAGAATATAGCCATATTGTGTTTTTATATtatctatatgtatatatataaatacatgtacATACAAATGCACACATACATAATGGAGTGTGAAAGATGATCTGACTAAATTGGCAGTGCAAAAGCTGAAGTGCTATTGTTTAGGCCGAAGAgctgtggataaatctccaggcaggACAACGTGGCTGCTCTCCAAGCTACAGGTTGCAAGTGGAAAAGACGAGCAACTGAGAGAACAGGGGAATGCAAAAAGAGGGAAGCGTGACATATTTATTTAAACTGCCCAATTTCCTGTGGTGATATTCCTGGACAAAACTGCcaaaataaaaaaaaatgaaaagagaGTTGGCCTCAGCAGTGTCACATCATCTTTATTAATTTAGCATGCGATAATGAGAAGAATTATGTAAGTTTGCTCATAAATTCAGGCCCGGGTTTCTGCAGGCTCAGGCTCGCAATTTACCGTGTGACTGTCAGCTAAAGATCAGTTAGAATATcgacattttgacctagaaattggcctccttagcgcctcccgttattgcctccagggggcgataaaGGAGCGCTAACCAGGTACCGGTGGTGCCTGGCGATAACATTGACTCCTGTTATATTCGGCGGGAGGTGTGCGGTGACGGTACGGCGTTTCGCACCAATCTCctttgcccggagatcgtgacgttatCGTCGTGTGCACCACCTCAGTAACGTCAGGACCCAaactttggttccgccccctgcagcagcgccaagCGTAAACACCGGCAGCTACAGGAGGCGTCTATTGGGAGGCTGGGCACTTCGGGTAcgataattaaaggcgaggtggctgaggtaagttaaaaaaaaatgtaactgcTCTTTTTCAGGTTTGTTGCCGCCCTTCTTtgcccacgatcgatcagcccggcactctacttCAGGGCATTGGGCTGATCGGGCCTATTCGCGGCTGCCGTAGGGGAGAAGGtaagtttttattttgcagagcctgcagcgatggcccttcccttttcaggagggaaggagcctttcaacacgtcagcgctgcacggcccagtgtgcagcactgctccagttaccgccccgcctgctgccaaCTGCACTCTAGGAAGGAAGTAGagcgcctgatttagtgctccacttccttcctggagcactactctcgaatttttttttaaatagaaagacATTAGCGCCTGCTAATTTTTTCTACTTTTAAAAGTTGTCGCCtcggcgctcccgaatttctccccctttattgTTACCATTAGTTTACTTATTTCAAAGTGCAGTTGAAACATTTAAATGCTTGGTGTTATTTCCAATGTACTTACATTTTCTGCTTTCTCTGTACACCAGGCATGATGGTGTAATGGGTGACTCTAGTGTCATCTTAATTTGATTGGTCCGTGTGGACTGCTATACATTTGATTCCCTTTGTAATCTTTAAATACTGGGCTGCTAATAAATCATTTAGCATTTTACTCATTACTTAACACTCACCAGAGCCTAGCTGAGTTTACCAGGTACATTATTGAATGTAGAAAGTAGAGTCTGTATAAGACATGTTTTCAAAAATCGTACTTGAATTGGACTAAAATTATGAAACCAAGTTTAATCACAAGCCCATTATCTCTTTTTGAACACCAAGTGTAGATAACTCCCTCCCTCGACTGACCCAGTAAAATCACAGATATTCTGTTGATGTATCTTACCTTTCATTCTTGTCATTAACGTTCCATATGCCAGATCATATTGATAAGCAAAAATGAAGCTTAGCGGAACAATAGGAGCCAGAAATCCTGGTGCCTTCCTCTTCATGGCTCTACACAGAAAAAAACCCAAGGTCATATTTGAATTGCTGATATTTGAAATAAGAAACACTTATTTcttgcaaaacaacaacaacttgaacgtatatagcacctttaacgcagtaaaacatcccaaggtgctttacaggagtgttataagataaaacaaatacatttgacaccgagctacataagtagaaattatggcagatgaccgaaagcttggtcaaagaggtaggttttacggagtgtcttaaaggaggaaagagaggtcgcgaggcggagaggttcagggagggtgttccagagcttagctccacttctttcctggagtGCTATCCCTGAATGTTTTTAAAGTAGAAAGAGATTATAACATCACGCATTTAAATGTTCCAACTGCACTTTGAAataaacataatggccctgaaattccggtcggagacttcccgcgggcaattgcctccgaccggagaatttttccgaaagtacctggtgatcccggaggagcatgggattccggtggggaggccttcttttcccacgctgcgaagcgcgctcccatcctccaggttcccacgcagaagatgcaatcacgtgtgactgctaaccaatcaggtactgtattctcaattaatagcaatgggaactccgtatcttcgagttttcattgctattaattgagaaaaaaaacaaacacaatagcaccaatcaaaaaataaaaagcacacctcacgtattaaaattaattgaaattaaagttaataaatatctttaaaaaaaaaattgagtttttaaaaaggttttttaattatggtttaaaataaatttaacatagtgagcagggtttttaaaaataaagtgtatttttaattttatttttcatgttttaaatgtgttttaagatttttacgcctgtaaaagtaggctatacgcctgtttatatcaggcgcaagagttttgaggacatttactgggcaggatatgggtaaataccgcaatcttgcccttgcaaatgtcctcgcccccggatgatctgtcaagctggagccagggaggcaggaatttctggtcCAATATCGCACTCTTGCTGGCCCCAAAAACTAAACACAGACATACCTGTGGGCTCCTCTTTGACTGGACCGCCTAGTACTGTCCTAAAATGGCAAACAAAAGCCTGTGTACGTAATGCATTTTAAATAAACCTACTGCCTGACTCAGGCGGGTGCAGCGGCCGCACTGCAGTAGGCCCGGGGATGAGTGCGTTGGCGATAGTGCTGACAGGAATGGGGCGGTAAGTCAATTCTCTGCAAGTGCCCTGCTTTCACCGGGCAAGAGGCTTCAAAATCTGTCCCTCCAAGGATTACAAAGtactacaaagtatttacagcacagaaacagaccatgcatcccaacaggtccatgccggtgtttatactccacatgagcctcctcccaccactcttcgtttcaccccatcaacataaccttctatccgTTTCTCCCTGATGTGCtgaactagcttccccttaaatgcatctatgctatttgcttcaactacgTCTTGTGGTGGCGAGTTCCGATGATAACATCACCAACTGTAATTACTGTCCTCTAAAAGACCAATCGAAACTACAGGACATAAGAAAATATTCAAAATAGCAATTAATATTAaacattaagggggagaaattgtccTTCTTTACACCTCCCGTTTGCGCCctggggcgataatggggcgctaacGGCTTACCGACCGGGTGTAGCGAGATTACCGACACCCGCGAACTTACATGGTGGGTTAGCGCTGGCGCTAAAAATTACCGCCTCAATCTCTTGCTCcctggagatcatgatgtcatctggTGCGCAGTGCCTGGTTATCGCCCCAGATGTAAAATTCGCA
Coding sequences within it:
- the plgrkt gene encoding plasminogen receptor (KT), which translates into the protein MGFFMSKSMDESLKKQQEFMAANSALQLERQMLMQNEMRQKQVAMQIAWSREFLKYFGTFYGLTTVGLTVRAMKRKAPGFLAPIVPLSFIFAYQYDLAYGTLMTRMKDEAENIIDTEQPLLEMPKGVPTFESIEKARKARSMFFIQK